A single genomic interval of Camelina sativa cultivar DH55 chromosome 11, Cs, whole genome shotgun sequence harbors:
- the LOC104728868 gene encoding uncharacterized protein LOC104728868 yields the protein MARVFKAKYFPKTSLLKATAKTNSSYAWKSIIHGTQLISHGLKYIVGNRAQIEVWNDNWLPLNPPKPLSEPGAYMFPHLKVSDLLYQGNWNEELLHCIMNQEDASHIRNIRPTITRSPDVISWMHTKDGVYTVKSGYHLQHKLSHDASLLVNSVQNHIASNTFSKIWNQQVPQKIKHFWWKCLHNALPTAENLKKRRILRDDNCQRCVEAIESTNHLLFQCRVSQEIWSLSLGSFHSGTSPFSNSVHQNVDFLLSFNNHQRKDVSISPFIGWHIWKARNDLLFKNKKLSIPDIINKAFMDLQQWKDSLLSNQEKTETGKSQKGEKQVFTKSVSKGELNLKANEYYCFVDGSWVSPTEIAGIGWVLYTANHKVFLQGSASINPTNTPLEVEAEALRSAVSHVVRLGYNNVKFCGDASTLFQKLGYVMEKEQKCQNEHSFLATYLQDIMYLSHTYANISFVKISCNVNTTADKLAKEARIAKSGYVISWL from the coding sequence ATGGCAAGAGTATTTAAGGCAAAATACTTTCCAAAGACAAGCCTCCTGAAAGCAACAGCCAAAACAAACTCGAGCTATGCTTGGAAAAGCATTATTCATGGTACACAACTTATTTCTCATGGCCTAAAATACATTGTTGGAAACAGAGCACAAATCGAAGTATGGAATGATAATTGGCTCCCTCTAAATCCACCAAAACCGCTATCTGAACCAGGCGCATACATGTTTCCCCACTTGAAAGTTAGTGACTTACTTTACCAGGGTAATTGGAATGAGGAGCTTCTTCATTGCATCATGAATCAGGAAGATGCGTCTCACATCAGAAACATTCGTCCTACTATTACAAGATCTCCTGATGTCATCAGTTGGATGCATACAAAAGATGGTGTATACACAGTTAAATCTGGATACCATCTTCAGCATAAGCTCTCTCACGATGCTTCCCTCCTGGTAAATTCTGTTCAAAATCACATAGCTTCCAACACGTTTTCAAAGATATGGAACCAACAGGTTCCACAAAAAATAAAGCACTTCTGGTGGAAATGTCTTCATAATGCTTTGCCTACTGCAGAAAAtcttaagaagagaagaatacTAAGAGATGATAACTGTCAAAGATGTGTTGAAGCTATAGAAAGTACTAACCACCTGCTTTTCCAGTGTAGAGTAAGTCAAGAAATCTGGAGTCTTTCCCTTGGATCTTTTCACTCAGGTACATCCCCATTCTCGAACTCAGTCCATCAGAACGTAGATTTCTTGCTTAGTTTTAATAACCACCAAAGAAAGGATGTAAGCATTTCCCCTTTCATTGGCTGGCATATATGGAAAGCAAGAAATGATCTTCTTTTCAAGAATAAAAAGCTATCGATTCCAGACATTATCAATAAGGCTTTTATGGATTTACAACAGTGGAAAGATAGTTTATTATCTAatcaagaaaaaacagagacgGGGAAATCTCAAAAGGGAGAAAAACAGGTATTCACAAAATCTGTAAGCAAAGGAGAGCTTAATTTGAAGGCCAATGAGTACTATTGTTTTGTCGATGGATCATGGGTTTCTCCTACTGAAATTGCAGGAATTGGCTGGGTTCTTTATACCGCAAATCATAAAGTTTTTCTTCAAGGTAGTGCATCTATTAACCCAACGAATACACCCCTTGAAGTTGAAGCTGAAGCATTAAGGTCAGCAGTTTCTCATGTCGTAAGACTTGGGTACAACAATGTGAAGTTTTGCGGGGATGCATCCACTTTATTTCAAAAGCTTGGGTATGTTATGGAAAAAGAGCAGAAGTGCCAGAATGAACACTCTTTTCTTGCCACTTATCTGCAGGATATTATGTATCTTAGTCACACTTATGccaatatttcttttgttaaaatatcTTGTAATGTAAACACAACTGCGGATAAGTTAGCAAAGGAAGCTAGAATAGCTAAGTCCGGTTATGTAATATCGTGGTTGTAA
- the LOC104725923 gene encoding UDP-glycosyltransferase 79B6 — protein sequence MESKFHAFMFPWFGFGHMTAFLHLANKLAEKGHKITFLLPKKALKQLKPLNIFPDCIVFHTLTIPSVDGLPAGAETTSDIPISSGSFLASAMDQTRNQVEEAVSIGKPDLIFFDFAHWIPEIARECGAKSVNFITISAACVAISFVPGRSPDDLAVPPPGYPSSKVLLRRQETNCFSFLSHPFGDNTTFYERIMIGLKNCDVISIRTCREMEGKFCDFIQSQFQREVLLTGPMLPEPYNSKPLEDQWRQWLSRFEPGSVVYCALGSQIILEKDQFQELCLGMELTGLPFLVAVKPPKGSSTIQEALPNGFEERVKGRGVVWGGWVQQPLILAHPSIGCFVSHCGFGSMWEALVNDCQTVFIPHLGEQIFNTRLMSEELEVSVEVKREDSGWFSKESLSGSIRSVMDKDSELGYLVRRNHAKWKESLVSTGLMNGYVNKFIEALQKLV from the coding sequence ATGGAGTCAAAGTTTCATGCTTTTATGTTCCCATGGTTCGGTTTTGGTCACATGACTGCATTTTTGCATCTGGCTAACAAACTAGCTGAGAAAGGGCACAAAATCACTTTCTTGCTTCCCAAGAAAGCGCTGAAGCAACTTAAACCTCTCAATATCTTCCCAGACTGCATTGTCTTTCACACTCTTACCATCCCATCCGTAGATGGCCTCCCTGCTGGCGCCGAGACAACCTCGGATATACCGATCTCTTCAGGGAGTTTTCTCGCCTCGGCTATGGATCAGACACGCAATCAGGTCGAAGAAGCGGTTTCTATAGGTAAACCGGATCTTATTTTCTTCGATTTTGCTCATTGGATTCCGGAAATAGCTAGAGAGTGTGGAGCCAAGAGTGTGAATTTTATAACCATATCCGCAGCATGTGTAGCTATCTCGTTTGTCCCTGGTCGTAGTCCGGATGATTTGGCTGTTCCTCCCCCTGGTTATCCTTCGTCTAAGGTGTTGCTTCGGAGACAAGAAACGAACTGCTTCTCCTTCCTCTCACATCCGTTTGGAGATAATACTACGTTTTACGAACGGATCATGATAGGACTTAAAAACTGCGATGTCATTTCTATAAGGACTTGTCGAGAGATGGAAGGAAAATTCTGCGATTTCATCCAAAGCCAATTTCAAAGAGAGGTTCTCTTGACCGGTCCAATGCTTCCTGAGCCGTACAATAGTAAACCACTTGAAGATCAATGGAGGCAGTGGTTGAGCCGGTTTGAACCAGGATCAGTAGTATATTGTGCATTGGGCAGCCAAATCATTCTTGAAAAGGATCAATTCCAAGAACTTTGTTTAGGAATGGAACTGACAGGTTTACCATTTCTTGTAGCGGTAAAGCCACCAAAAGGCTCCTCGACAATCCAAGAAGCCTTACCAAACGGGTTCGAAGAGAGGGTTAAGGGGCGTGGAGTGGTTTGGGGAGGATGGGTACAGCAACCATTGATATTGGCTCATCCATCAATAGGCTGCTTTGTGAGTCATTGCGGTTTTGGGTCAATGTGGGAGGCTCTAGTGAATGACTGCCAAACAGTTTTCATTCCACATTTAGGTGAACAAATATTTAACACTAGACTGATGAGCGAGGAACTCGAGGTCTCGGTGGAGGTAAAAAGAGAGGATTCAGGATGGTTTTCGAAGGAGAGTTTGAGCGGTTCGATTAGGTCTGTGATGGATAAAGACAGTGAGCTTGGTTACCTAGTAAGGAGAAACCACGCCAAATGGAAAGAGTCTCTGGTTAGTACTGGGCTAATGAATGGTTATGTCAATAAGTTTATAGAAGCACTACAGAAACTAGTCTAG